One window of the Coregonus clupeaformis isolate EN_2021a unplaced genomic scaffold, ASM2061545v1 scaf0304, whole genome shotgun sequence genome contains the following:
- the LOC121562516 gene encoding 40S ribosomal protein S13, which yields MGRMHAPGKGLSQSALPYRRSVPTWLKVTSDDVKEQIFKLAKKGLSPSQIGVILRDSHGVAQVRFVTGNKILRILKSKGLAPDLPEDLYHLIKKAVAIRKHLERNRKDKDAKFRLILTESRIHRLARYYKTKRVLAPNWKYESSTASALVA from the exons CAAGGGCCTGTCCCAGTCTGCACTTCCCTACAGACGCAGTGTGCCCACC TGGCTGAAGGTTACATCTGATGATGTCAAAGAGCAGATCTTCAAGCTCGCCAAGAAGGGTCTTTCTCCCTCTCAGATCG gtgtgatCCTTAGGGACTCTCATGGTGTTGCCCAGGTGCGCTTCGTCACTGGAAACAAGATCCTGAGGATCCTCAAGTCCAAGGGCTTGGCCCCTGACCTGCCTGAGGATCTGTACCACCTCATCAAGAAGGCTGTCGCTATAAGGAAGCATCTGGAGAGGAACAGGAAG GACAAGGATGCCAAGTTTCGTCTGATTCTCACTGAAAGCAGAATCCACAGATTGGCCCGTTACTACAAGACCAAGAGAGTTCTTGCTCCCAACTGGAAGTA CGAATCCTCTACTGCTTCTGCTCTGGTGGCATAA